Within the Zea mays cultivar B73 chromosome 10, Zm-B73-REFERENCE-NAM-5.0, whole genome shotgun sequence genome, the region TACTATGTATTCATGGATCAGTTAGCATATGTAGTTGAATGAAACACAATGTTAAAGTAAGATATGCTCACATCTTGACCGGTGGGCGCGATATGATCACAAGAACTTGCAAATCTTCGTGCTCATTAGAATTCCAGACCTGCAAGAAAGAGAAAGATGATAGACACTAACAAATAGGCCCTACCCAAGCTCCAACAATATCTTAAAACTAGCAAAGGTACAGTACCATATAATCAGCAGAGTTGTGCAAATCAGGACACGAGATATCACTGTATCAGACAAAGTAAAAGTGCATATAAATGACAACCCTTCTCTTTTACCTGATGTGGATCATTTACAGGGATCGAAAATGTGGTATTCTGAAAGACAGGAACTTCCTGCGGCTGTCCTGGGTACTTCAGCGAGCTCGACCCGAGTAAGAGCGTGCCTTTCCCCTTGAGGACAATGAAAACCTCTTCACAAGAATGCCTGTGGATTGGGGTCCTTTGACCTGGACCAAATGTTTGTAGCCACACTTCCACCTGCAGGAAAAAAACATTTGATAAAGAAGCAAGAAGGAATCATAACCGCATCTACACCGTACATAGATTATTCGAATATGAGACATGAGCCACCAAACATATCTACACATAATTAAGTCCTTTGAACTAATAGCAACATGAATGAAATTAGTCTACTTCCAGAGT harbors:
- the LOC118473544 gene encoding auxin-binding protein 4 isoform X2; translated protein: MVRRRPATGAAPRPHLAAVGRGLLLASVLAAAASSLPVAESSCPRDNSLVRDISRMQQRNYGREGFSHITVTGALAHGTKEVEVWLQTFGPGQRTPIHRHSCEEVFIVLKGKGTLLLGSSSLKYPGQPQEVPVFQNTTFSIPVNDPHQVWNSNEHEDLQVLVIISRPPVKI